Part of the Flagellimonas eckloniae genome, AAGTACGATTTAGATATGTTGTAAACAACAACGGTAATCCATTGGATGCAGTATTTGTAAATATTGGAATAACACAGTTGTAGAATCTTAGAGATTTCTCTAGGTCTTTTGTTTCTTCTTTCTAGCTGCCGGAAACAACACATTGTTTAAAATTAAGCGATATCCAGGTGATGTTGGATGCAATTCCAGCTCAGTTTTTGGATCCCCTACCCTGTGCTGGTAATCTTCAGGATCATGCCCTCCGTAAAAAGTAAAAAACCCTTTTCCTTTTATACCATGTATATAACGGGCCTCCCCATTGAGCTTATTTTCTCCCAGTACCATCACCGTAGGTTTCACTTCTTCCCTAGTAAAAGATGTGGTCTGTCCCATAAACCCCTTTACCAAAGCAGTATGGTTCTGCGTAAGCATTGTAGGTACGGCATCCCATTTTGCGGAGAATTCCATTAATGAAAAGTAATCCGATTCTTTTGGAACATTTCTTCGTTTATTCGTCATATCGATTGAAGAAAACTCATAGCGTAACGGATTTCGCTCCAAAACAAAATTGGTAAAAGCAAAAGTGTTACCATAATTTAATGTACCCTGATAGTTGGCATCCGAAGGGTCACCATCAAACATGGGTTCGCAAATATCAACGTTCTCAGCCGCCAAAGCAATATCAAAGCTATCCGTTGCGGAGCACATGGCAAACATAAACCCACCGCCAATCACATAATTCCTAATTTTTAAAGCCACGGCCCGTTTTTCCTCGGATACTTTGGAATATCCAAGTTTGGAAGCAAGTTCTTCAGCGTTTTTCTTGTTTTCAATATACCAAGGTGCTGCTCTGTATGCGCCATAAAATTTACCGTATTGGCCCGTAAAATCTTCATGGTGTAAGTGCAACCAATCGTATAGGGCCAACTTGTCATTCAATACCTCCTCATCATAAATTGTAACATATGGAATTTCAGCATAAGTCAATACCATGGTTACCGCATCGTCCCAAGGTTGATTCCCTTTGGGTGAGTACACCGCTATTTTTGGTGCTTTCTCCAAAATCACCGCTTCCTGATTCTTAGACGGACTCCCTATTTCATCTAAAATAGTTTCTGCTTGACCATCTGACAATACTTCAAACGAAACGCCACGAATCTGACATTCCTTACGTATAGCATCTCCATCAGGTAACAAAAAAGAGCCACCCCTGTAATTTAACAACCATTGTACTTTTTGTTGTTTGGAAAGTACCCAATATGTAATTCCATACGCTTTTAAATGGTTTTCTTGGCTCTCTGCATCCATAGGAATCAAGATTACAGAAGCTGTTGATTTCAAAAAAAAGAAAAAGAAAAAAAGAAGAAGGAGACCTCTCGACTGCGCTCGAGGTGACAAAAAAATAATCTTTTTAAAATGGCACGTCATTATCTGGGTCATCGTCACTGTTCATTGCACTACCAAAAGCTTCATTGGCATTGGGAAGATTTGGCGTAGCAAATGGGTTTTCTTCATCCGCATTCATCTTCGATTGAAATTCGAATGGGGAATCAAAATCATCCAAGTTATCAAATTTACCCAAGGCTCCGATAAACTTTAACCTAATATTATCTAATCCACCGTTACGGTGTTTTGCTACAATAAACTCTGCCTGACCCTGGGTTGGGGTACGTTCCTCATCATCCCACTCATCAATTTTGTAATATTCAGGACGATAAATGAACGACACAATATCTGCATCTTGTTCAATTGCTCCGGACTCCCTTAAATCTGAAAGTATTGGGCGCTTACTACCGCCTCTGGTCTCCACAGCCCGTGATAATTGGGAAAGTGCAATGACCGGCACACTAAGTTCCTTGGCCAACGCTTTCAAGTTCCTGGAAATTGTAGAAATTTCCTGTTCCCTATTTCCGCCTTTTTGACTTCCTCCTGCAGTCATCAACTGCAAGTAGTCAATTACGATAAGTTTTATACCATGCTGAGAAGCTAAACGTCGAGCCTTTGCGCGTAAATCGAAGATAGAAAGTGATGGTGTATCATCAATGAATAAGGGCGCTTTTTCCAACGCTTTTACCTTAACATTCAGTTGTTCCCACTCATGTTTTTCCAATCTACCGGTTCTCAATTTTTCAGATGAAAGCCCAGTTTCCGAAGAAATTAATCGTGTTATCAATTGTACAGAAGACATCTCCAAAGAGAAAAATGCTACTGGAATTTCAGAATTCACAGCAATATTTCTTGCCATGGAAAGTGTAAGTGCTGTTTTACCCATACCCGGTCTTGCAGCAACAATAATTAAATCACTTGGTTGCCAGCCCGATGTTAATTTATCCAGTTTATCAAAGCCAGAAGGAATTCCACTTAAACCTTCCTTATTTGAAATCTCCTCTATTTTCTTTTTAGCTTGAATGACCAAATTTTGGGCCGTCTCCGCGGAGCGTTTTAAATTACCCTGGGTGACTTCATATAATTTAGCCTCGGCATTGTCCAAAAGATCAAAAACATCTTTGGATTCACTATAGGAATCCTCAATAATTTCACTGGAGATTTTTATAAGACTTCTTTGAATATACTTTTGAAGTATTATTCGAGCATGAAACTCAATATGTGCTGAAGAAGCTACTTTTTGAGTCAATTTTATCAAATAAAAGTCCCCTCCTATTGTATCCAAACGTCCGTCCTTCTTCAATTGGGAAGAAACGGTTAATAAATCCACTGGTTCAGAGGATTCAAACAATTTAAAGATGGCTTCGTAAATATAACGGTGGGCATCCTTATAAAAAGCATCTGGATGTAAGATATCTATTACTTCATCCACTCCTTTTTTATCAATCATCATAGCGCCAAGCACAACCTCCTCTAAATCAACTGCTTGTGGAGGTATTTTCCCTCTTTCCAAGTTGATGAGAGTAGACTTGTCAACTTTATGTCCAATAATTGGGCTAGGCTTATCCATGAGTGCTAAAGTAGGTAATTAACCTTTAGTTAACTTTAAATTTGCCAACCGTGATGTTCACAGTTGTTCAACAAAATTAATGTTGATAACTAAAAATATCTGTTAATAACAGTAAAATATTTGAGAAAAAAAACTGATAAAAAATATTGGGTACTAGAAAACGGTGACTACCCGTTAAATACACCCATTTCTGCATATTTTTCCATTCTGGTTTTCACCAACTCTTTTGGTGATAACTTTTTGAGTTCTTCAAAATGGGAAGAAATTTTATTCTTGACGGTATCAAAAGTTTTTTTCCTGTTGGAATGTGCTCCCCCAACGGGTTCTTTTATAATTTCATCAACCACCTTAATTCGTTTGCTATCCGAAGCAGTAAGTTTTAAAGCTTCAGCTGCTTTTTCCTTGTATTCCCAGCTTCGCCATAAAATGGATGAGCAGTTTTCAGGAGATATTACGGAGTACCACGCATTTTCCAACATCAACACCTTATCACCCACTCCAATTCCCAATGCACCACCTGAAGCTCCTTCACCAATTATTATAACAATGATAGGCACTTTCAGTCGTGTCATTTCCAAAATATTGCGTGCAATGGCTTCTCCTTGTCCTCTTTCTTCTGCTTCAATACCGGGATAAGCACCTGGAGTATCCACGAAACTGACCACTGGTATTCCAAATTTTTCAGCAGACTTCATTAGCCTTAAAGCTTTTCGATACCCTTCAGGGTTGGCCATCCCAAAATTTCGGTACTGCCGGGTTTTTGTGTTGTATCCTTT contains:
- a CDS encoding asparagine synthetase B — encoded protein: MTQIMTCHFKKIIFLSPRAQSRGLLLLFFFFFFLKSTASVILIPMDAESQENHLKAYGITYWVLSKQQKVQWLLNYRGGSFLLPDGDAIRKECQIRGVSFEVLSDGQAETILDEIGSPSKNQEAVILEKAPKIAVYSPKGNQPWDDAVTMVLTYAEIPYVTIYDEEVLNDKLALYDWLHLHHEDFTGQYGKFYGAYRAAPWYIENKKNAEELASKLGYSKVSEEKRAVALKIRNYVIGGGFMFAMCSATDSFDIALAAENVDICEPMFDGDPSDANYQGTLNYGNTFAFTNFVLERNPLRYEFSSIDMTNKRRNVPKESDYFSLMEFSAKWDAVPTMLTQNHTALVKGFMGQTTSFTREEVKPTVMVLGENKLNGEARYIHGIKGKGFFTFYGGHDPEDYQHRVGDPKTELELHPTSPGYRLILNNVLFPAARKKKQKT
- the dnaB gene encoding replicative DNA helicase: MDKPSPIIGHKVDKSTLINLERGKIPPQAVDLEEVVLGAMMIDKKGVDEVIDILHPDAFYKDAHRYIYEAIFKLFESSEPVDLLTVSSQLKKDGRLDTIGGDFYLIKLTQKVASSAHIEFHARIILQKYIQRSLIKISSEIIEDSYSESKDVFDLLDNAEAKLYEVTQGNLKRSAETAQNLVIQAKKKIEEISNKEGLSGIPSGFDKLDKLTSGWQPSDLIIVAARPGMGKTALTLSMARNIAVNSEIPVAFFSLEMSSVQLITRLISSETGLSSEKLRTGRLEKHEWEQLNVKVKALEKAPLFIDDTPSLSIFDLRAKARRLASQHGIKLIVIDYLQLMTAGGSQKGGNREQEISTISRNLKALAKELSVPVIALSQLSRAVETRGGSKRPILSDLRESGAIEQDADIVSFIYRPEYYKIDEWDDEERTPTQGQAEFIVAKHRNGGLDNIRLKFIGALGKFDNLDDFDSPFEFQSKMNADEENPFATPNLPNANEAFGSAMNSDDDPDNDVPF
- a CDS encoding acetyl-CoA carboxylase carboxyltransferase subunit alpha; the protein is MEYLDFELPIKELEDQLQKCMVIGEESDVDVSETCQQIEKKLVETRKDIYKNLTAWQRVQLSRHPNRPYTMDYINAICGDTFLELHGDRTVKDDKAMIGGLGKIGDQSYMFVGQQKGYNTKTRQYRNFGMANPEGYRKALRLMKSAEKFGIPVVSFVDTPGAYPGIEAEERGQGEAIARNILEMTRLKVPIIVIIIGEGASGGALGIGVGDKVLMLENAWYSVISPENCSSILWRSWEYKEKAAEALKLTASDSKRIKVVDEIIKEPVGGAHSNRKKTFDTVKNKISSHFEELKKLSPKELVKTRMEKYAEMGVFNG